The following DNA comes from Haloarcula rubripromontorii.
GCGAACAGACCGACTTAGAGGATAGTGATATCCTCCGCCTGTTCGAGCGTGACTATAAGGGAATCAACCACGGTCATGAATCGACCTCCCAGGGCTCGATCATGCGATTCGGACCTATGCATTATCGTGACGTCGCTGTGTTCCTCGGCGTCGCGTGCAGAGAGGGCGGGGAGTACGAACATGACCAGACTGATGCCGTCGGGCAAGCCTTCAGGACGTACATTGTCCCGCGGCTCCTGAACGCGGCAGCATTCCCGCAGGTCGAGCGTATCGCAGAACATTATCGTGCTCTGAACGGAGAGTTCGAGGACTTCGACCTCTCGCCGGCAGCCGAACTTGCCGAACGGGAGCTCGAACAAGAGCGGCGGCAGATGGGCTCCTACGATTCATGAGTGCCGTCGACGAGGTGTATCAGTACGATCAGGATACGTTCAACGTCCCTGAGCGAGGCGAAATTCGGATAGAGGGATGTCCGGCATCCATCACTGACCAGCTTCGTCGTGCGTCGTTCACGCGGGAGAGTCCAGGCGTCTACACGAAGAGCCAAGCCACACTCGATGACGACAAAGAGTATCAGGTTGTCACGGTCACTGTCGACGGCGAAGAAGATGCGGTCCTCCATGTCGAAGCGACTGACATCATTGGCGTGGTGAGCCTGACGCCGTCGTCGAAGATCCAAGTCGATCCCAAGATCGAATGGGAGCATATCTTCGATATGCTACTGGCGGTGTACGATCAGAATCGATCTATCGAATATCACGGCATCCCGCTGCAGGACTTCCTCTCGGACGACATCCACCTTGACGACGTGTTCGTTGTGCTGGCGATCAACTACCTCGACGGGTTGGAGACAATACAGCGTAACGGCTACATTCGGGACCTTATCATCCGGCGGCTCGACAGCCACGACGGTCGCGGGGAAATCGATGTCGAGCAGACGCTGATGAACCACGCACGGGGGAATCTGGAGCCACACTGGATACGCAACGAAACGGAGTACGACAACGCCGCGAACTCCCTGCTGCACTACGCTGGGAAGACCCTCATACGGCTCTTCCGAGAAAATGCCGCCGAGAACGACCACCCGGCGTATGATCGAATCTTCTCCGAGGTCCACCGGGAAGTGGAGCGCCTAGAGAGCATGGGCGTCGGCAGCGGGCTGGACCGGATGGACACATATCGTCAACTCTCCCTACACGACCTGCCCACCCAGCGTCAGTACTACCGAAAGGCGTTCGATGTCGCCAAGGCCATCATGTCGTCGTCGCTCGGCCAGCAGCTCCGCGACGGGCCGCGAGAGCTCGTCGTCGACTACGTGCTCAACATGGAATCGCTGTTCGAGCAGTACTCGCAGGTGGTCATCGAGCGTGAACTATCGGATATCAAGTCTTACGACCACCTCGATGAACTCGACGACGTGACGCCGGTCAGATCGCCATCAGTCAATCCCTTTGAGGGCGAGGGGAAAGTGTCTCACCAGCCAGACCACGCACTGCAGGAAGGCGAGGAGACGCTTGCTGTGCTTGACTCGAAGTACTATGCGGAAGGACATGACCCGGTGAAGGACTCTTCGTCGCGGTCGCGGCTGTTCAGCTATGCGTACCTCCTCCATGCTGACCGACTAGCGTTCCTGTGTCCGCTTCTGGAACCGAAGCGTCGTCGCGTCGTACAAACCGGTGCGGAACTGCAGATACTCTCACCCGATGAGTTCTCGTTGGAAGCGTACGACAGTGTTGTCCACCAATATCTACACGAGGTTCTCGTTGAGGACGTTCCCGAACTCGATGCATTCCGAGCTGTCGCAGAGTACGAACTGTGCCTTGACGGCGTCGACGAATCAGATCTACACCGAGCGAAGCAGATGAGCGGGCCGTTCACGTTCAAGGACGCCAAGGACTTCTCGCTCCGTGTGATCAAGGCTGCCGCCGACGAACACTCCTACGACGTTCGGAATCGGTATGACTTGGAGCAGGAGGGTGGCTGGACGCGAGAGCAAATCGAGCTGAAGTGCGCCGACCGGTATGAGCACGCGACGACCTGTGTGCCCGTGTTCTGTCGGGAAGACGGAGAAGAGTGGATCGACCTTTATTTCTTAGTGAATGGTTCGGGTGAAGTCGAGAAGGAAGGGCCATTCAAGTTGTTATAACTTCTTATGATGGTATATTAACCAGTTATAGTGAGAGAACGGTCGCTGGAATATAGCCGAGAACACCCGCAACCAGACCGCTAATGAAAATAATCCAGACAAATTCCCATTTCAAGCCCCATTTTAATTCTTCAAATGAGGTAGCTGCACCATAGTTGATGTATATGTATCGAGTCAAATCTCGGTGAAGAACTATCGAGAATATCACTAAAATCGCGGTTCCGAAGTCATTGAACAACTCGGTAACTAGAATTCCAACAGGTAAGCTGACGAGGAGAAATAGAGACGCCAGTACCGTTATGAGTCCTATACCTCTGAGTGTATTTTCCGGCCGAGGCGATGACTCTTTATCCATTACTACTTCAATCATATTACGACAGTAATCCGCGGTAGACCGGAGTAGTCGACCGACTGGATTTTCGCCAGTCTGTTGATAAATAATTCTCCGCCACGTCTCTACATATTCACCTAAAATAAATTCATCGAGAAGTACAAAAAAGAGAGAGACACCGATACTTAGGCCAACAAACGAAACAACTGGCTGCAGAATTTGAAAGGCTGCTTCAATATAGATACTAATAGCCGCAATTGCTCCGATAAGAGCCACTTGTAGCAGCTTGGCGCTCCATCTAACAGAACGTTTGATTTTTCCGAGATCGGGAGCTGTCGCTCTGTTAGCCATCACTCGAAGTAACATTATTAGAAGGACTAATCCAAGGGCGAACTGAAATATCCAATAATAATTCCATTCAGTGCCAAGTCCAAAAACAAACACAGAGACTAGCGTAACTATGATTGACTCCACAGCGACTGCGTCAGAGCCGATACGCTTCTCGTGGTTGTCAGGGGCCACAATCAGAACGGCGTAACCAACCAGTCCCCGTCTTCCTTTCGCTCCAGTTGCGGTCCGAACACTTCTTGCAGTGAGTGAAGTTCGTCTCCGTCTCGGAGGTCGTAGGTCTTCCCACTTCGATGGAACGACCCGTCGACGACGAACTGCACAGTCGGGCTCTGGTACTCCAGATCGTTCGCTCGGCGATCCATCTCACGGGCAAGGTCCGTAATGAGGTCGTCGTTTCGGAAGGCGTCTGCGAGGCCGACGACGCTCACCGTATCGGGGACATCGTCGTCTTTGAGTCGCTGGAGGAATTCCTGGACCGGTATCTGGTGGTCAAACGCATCGTACTCACCCTCGATGATGAGATTGTAGCGGCCGGGAATTTGGCCTGGACCTGCCATTCTTGAATTATACTCTCTCAGCAGCGCATTAAGTAATTGTGCTGTCAGGCGGTTCGGGCTTGATGAATCGTGGATTCCTTGTCTACAGTCTCTCTACCGGTAGCGATGCAAAGTTCTATATGCTGTCGTACGGTATATATGTGTGAGCGCAGAGGTGCTGCGTGGAGCCTGTGTGACCATGGCCCGCAAGCCCAGCGGCGTAAGCCAATGGGTGTAGAAGACGGACGTGGGCGCAGGAAACGCACCTGATTTCTACACCTCAGAGAGACGGGTAGCGAGTTCTTCATAACCTTCTCGTCGAGCATACTGCACAATCGGCCGGACAGAGGATTCGAACTGAACCGGTTCCCCGCCACCCATCAAACCCTTAAACCAACAGTTCATCCGAGTTGGAACGGTTTCGGCTCTCCGTTGCTCAATTGGTTCCGTGGATACGGGAGTGGAGGAATTCACAATCTCGTTGTATGCCGGTCCCCAGAGATTGTTGAATTCCTCTTTGGTTACTGGGGCAGTCGGCGTCACCTCAGAACAGTGTCGAGGATGATCGATCTGGTATGCAAGATGACTCGCACAGAGGTCGGCGAGCAGGGATGTAGGATAATACAGTTCTGACTGGATACAGGTAGCCATCGGTGGACAGCTACCTGAGATTCCCGTGATTGCCCGCCCAAACCGGTCCGCCTTGTCTTCGTTACCGTCAAGAATTACGAGCGAATCTTCGACTCCCAACTGTTCAGCGAGAACAGCAGATTGAACTGCCTCAACACGCTCTGAATCAGACCCGTCTTGGCCGAGATGAGCAGTTGCTTTCAGATACTGACTATTCTTCCGAACGACCGTTTCGAAGAACTCAACGCTGTCTTCGTACGTCAAGTCGTGCGATTTGTCCCGAAACGGGAAGAACGGGTATCCTTCGGCCGCAGCGTAGATACTGTCCAGAATAGCCAACTCATCAGTACGTTCCGCACTCACGGCAACAGTGATAGTGATGTCACCGATGGTGCTCGCATCGATTGCGATGGATCGCTCGTAGGCAGCTTCGCCGGCACGAAATGGACGCACAGATGACTCGAAATCACTCCTTATTGTTCCTTGAGCGTTCCGTTTGCTGATCGTGACGACTAATATCTGTCGTCAACCTCCAGAGGGGTGAAACGCAGGAGAGCGTGAGACGCTTCCAATCAGTAACTCGTGATATCTCGGTCGCCAAGCACCCGCGTGTAAGTGTCGTCGCCGGTCACGTCGGCGAGTCGGCCGGCGAGTTCGCGCATATCGTCGTCAACATCCCACTTCTCGACGTAGTTCTGGACGGCCTGGCCCTTCTCGTAGCGGTAGCGGAGGAACTGGAGTTTATCGAGGTTCGAGAGGTGGTCGTCGCTGTCGCCGTTGACGCGCTCTTGGATGTACGCCTGACGTTTTTCGTTGTCCCACGTCCCAAGTTCGAAGCCGTCGTCCTGGTTGTACAGGCGCATCTCCTTGAGGTCCTCCGGGTTGGCATTGGTCCCACGGGAGAGCTTGTTCACGTCGTCGTAGGAGACGTTGGCCGTGTCCAGCAGGTCGATGAACACGTCCTCGACGCCGATGTCGCTGGCCTCCTGGATGATGCCGTATATCTCCTGGACGACTTCCTTGGCGGACATGATGTCGCCGTCACGCTGGACCTTCCCGTGGTGTTTGGAGTACTCGCGGAAACACGCGCCCATCTCCATCACACCGATATCGCCACGCGAGAGGTCGCGGTTCTCTTCCAGTTGCTTTCGGGTCCGGCGGGCCGTGCGGTAGATGTCTCGGCGAAGAGAATTCCAAGATACTGATTCTCGATCAGTTGCAGGTCGGGCAACTACAATAATATCGAAGGACACTGCCTCGCCCTCAAAGAATTTGTTTTCGTCGGCAGAGATGGGATATGTTGCCGTTACTTCGAACCCTACATCACAGAGGGCAGAAAGCAATTCACCCCATGACTCTGAATCACTGTGGTGGTAAGTGAATGTGAGAACACCATTTGATTTCAGAGATGTATGGATTTTATTGAACGCTTGCCTAATTTCATCTTCGAACTCTTGTGCGCCCTTCTGGACTGCAGGATTAGCTACAATACTCTCCGTCCGGGGCGTTCTTTCTGGCTCAAAGTGCTCGTAATCCTCATGAAGCACAATCTTCTGCCAAACATAAAAGAAGTCGGACAGTTCTGAATATATGACGTTATCGTAGTATGGTGGATCCGTAATCACAGCGTCAAACTCATTTTCCTGATCTAAGGTTCGCATATCCCCGCATCGAACGGAAGCAGATTGACCCACAGAATATTCCATTGGAGCGGTTTCGTGAGTATCACCATCTTTAATATAGCGCTCAGTTGGGTTACGAGCGTACTCAACACCTCTTATTACCATATCTCTGATTGACTCAAACGTTCCTCGACCGTATTCTGCGCCCCATACGTTACCCTCACAAGGTTTCTGAGGGGGATCAAATGAGTTGGATTTATAGAGATTTACTATTCCATTCCGAGAATAGTCGTATCCTACCATCATATTGTTTGTCCGAAGAATATTACTTGCTGTCAATAATAAAAACTCTTTGACATTTTGGTTTTCATATGAATCAATCTCTCTAAATAGCTTTGACAGCGAAAGTAACTGACGCTCATTAAACATATCGGTCCAGTCAGAAAATCCTTGTCTGAGAACATTATGACCTCCAGTGATGTTACCCTCGAATTTTGAACTGTCAGTTTTTATTCCAAGTGGAATTTCTTCTGTTGGAACATATTCTTGAAGGCCTTCTTTCTCACTCCATTCGTTACGAGCTTCTTCCAACAAGCGGATATCGAAGTCCTCCACTTGTTTGTATGACTTTATTTGACCCTTGTTGAGATTATTCTGATCGCACGTTGGGCAATGATATTCAAGCCCATAAAGTCGAGAATTGAATCCTCCTTGTTCTTGAATTGCATCAAGGATTCCGTATTTTTGACCACAAGAATTACACGTGTAGTCTCCACCACCTGAAGTTCCTTCTTCCGGAACAAATTCATGCCCACATTTTTTTCCAGTCTTTCCCACCACCGCATCACAAGTACATTCTTCCCGCCAATCGTCAACTAAAATGACTGACTCACATTTTGGGCAGAGCACATGATATTTATCATCATGTTCATACCGACCCTTGCCAACCCTGTAGTCGTTGAAAAGCGAGACAGTATCTCCACAAGACACACAATCCAATTCCTTGACCCAAAAATAATACATTACATCTGCAAGATGGTCGTCGTTTGGACATTCTGTTTTGTAGTACTCCTGAATCTCGTCAGCAACTGAGTCTTCTAATTTATCGAATGCCTGTTTCAAGACTTCAATATCCGTCACCCCGGCGTCAAGTTCTTTTTTACTAACAAACCACGCGACGGGATTTAGATCGTTGCCAACCACGTCAGCTCCAAACCTAGATGCCTCCACTAAAGAAGTCCCTCCCCCCATAAAAGGATCTAACACTTTCTTGTCTTTAATCCTCACATCTTTGGGAAAGAGTTTCCAGAGACTTTCTGGATCTTCTAAATCTACTTGATTTATAAGATTTTGAATATCAAGTTCACTATTCGTAAATTCACTCAGGCTTTCATTTTCTTGATTGGATTCATATATTTGTGCCTTTTTTGGATCGTCCAATAGTGAATATAGAGAAATTGCCCTGAACACACACCCCAAACGGCGGGCCCACCACTTGTGCATCGTATAAACGGGTCGATACCACTGTTTGGCCCGACTCTCTTTGTCGGCAATCTCGTTCACCCGCTCAATAGGGAATCCTCGTTCAATGGGTAGTTCTCTCCGATCGCTCGTTTGGTGTGGTTCCTGTGACATTATTTCTGGAAGCTGATTTCGATTTTCAGGCTCGACGCCTCATCTGGCATCCGCTCAAACAGATCCTGTACCTTGGTGTAGTCCTGCTCGGACCGTAGTGTTAGACTCACCTGTGTCCTGTCGACATCGGCTGTCCCCTGCAATGCGCCGGGAATCCCCTCTTTGTCGGGGAGCATGAACGTTACGTCGCCGTACTCCACGGACCCACTCTTGTGGTTGTTACGCCACTTGGTCCGCATCGCTGCGACGTCGTCGCCGTTGTACTCGAAGCGCCACGTCTCAGCCTCGATGTCGGCCTTTCGGAACGGGTAGCCGGGCACCCAATCGGACG
Coding sequences within:
- a CDS encoding 5-methylcytosine restriction system specificity protein McrC, whose product is MSAVDEVYQYDQDTFNVPERGEIRIEGCPASITDQLRRASFTRESPGVYTKSQATLDDDKEYQVVTVTVDGEEDAVLHVEATDIIGVVSLTPSSKIQVDPKIEWEHIFDMLLAVYDQNRSIEYHGIPLQDFLSDDIHLDDVFVVLAINYLDGLETIQRNGYIRDLIIRRLDSHDGRGEIDVEQTLMNHARGNLEPHWIRNETEYDNAANSLLHYAGKTLIRLFRENAAENDHPAYDRIFSEVHREVERLESMGVGSGLDRMDTYRQLSLHDLPTQRQYYRKAFDVAKAIMSSSLGQQLRDGPRELVVDYVLNMESLFEQYSQVVIERELSDIKSYDHLDELDDVTPVRSPSVNPFEGEGKVSHQPDHALQEGEETLAVLDSKYYAEGHDPVKDSSSRSRLFSYAYLLHADRLAFLCPLLEPKRRRVVQTGAELQILSPDEFSLEAYDSVVHQYLHEVLVEDVPELDAFRAVAEYELCLDGVDESDLHRAKQMSGPFTFKDAKDFSLRVIKAAADEHSYDVRNRYDLEQEGGWTREQIELKCADRYEHATTCVPVFCREDGEEWIDLYFLVNGSGEVEKEGPFKLL
- a CDS encoding DUF1156 domain-containing protein, producing MSQEPHQTSDRRELPIERGFPIERVNEIADKESRAKQWYRPVYTMHKWWARRLGCVFRAISLYSLLDDPKKAQIYESNQENESLSEFTNSELDIQNLINQVDLEDPESLWKLFPKDVRIKDKKVLDPFMGGGTSLVEASRFGADVVGNDLNPVAWFVSKKELDAGVTDIEVLKQAFDKLEDSVADEIQEYYKTECPNDDHLADVMYYFWVKELDCVSCGDTVSLFNDYRVGKGRYEHDDKYHVLCPKCESVILVDDWREECTCDAVVGKTGKKCGHEFVPEEGTSGGGDYTCNSCGQKYGILDAIQEQGGFNSRLYGLEYHCPTCDQNNLNKGQIKSYKQVEDFDIRLLEEARNEWSEKEGLQEYVPTEEIPLGIKTDSSKFEGNITGGHNVLRQGFSDWTDMFNERQLLSLSKLFREIDSYENQNVKEFLLLTASNILRTNNMMVGYDYSRNGIVNLYKSNSFDPPQKPCEGNVWGAEYGRGTFESIRDMVIRGVEYARNPTERYIKDGDTHETAPMEYSVGQSASVRCGDMRTLDQENEFDAVITDPPYYDNVIYSELSDFFYVWQKIVLHEDYEHFEPERTPRTESIVANPAVQKGAQEFEDEIRQAFNKIHTSLKSNGVLTFTYHHSDSESWGELLSALCDVGFEVTATYPISADENKFFEGEAVSFDIIVVARPATDRESVSWNSLRRDIYRTARRTRKQLEENRDLSRGDIGVMEMGACFREYSKHHGKVQRDGDIMSAKEVVQEIYGIIQEASDIGVEDVFIDLLDTANVSYDDVNKLSRGTNANPEDLKEMRLYNQDDGFELGTWDNEKRQAYIQERVNGDSDDHLSNLDKLQFLRYRYEKGQAVQNYVEKWDVDDDMRELAGRLADVTGDDTYTRVLGDRDITSY